The following are encoded together in the Fimbriiglobus ruber genome:
- a CDS encoding phosphatidylinositol-specific phospholipase C/glycerophosphodiester phosphodiesterase family protein, producing the protein MTRCLLLLAAGVLLTEPLQAAPPDRAVTPLTRTHAHNDYEHARPLLDALDQGFCSVEADIWLSQDKLLVAHTPLGIRTGRTLQALYLDPLRERAKANGGKVYPSGPPFHLLIDVKTDAKKTYAELTKVLQGYADILTVVRDGKLEAKAVTVVISGNCDRDAITKQQVRYAAIDGHPSDLDSDAPAALVPWVSASWASQFKWNGTGSMPDAERTKLKAYVAKAHKDKRLVRFWATPDRPEVWRELLTADADLINTDRLADLRAFLVKKDVRKP; encoded by the coding sequence ATGACACGTTGCCTGCTTTTGTTAGCCGCTGGCGTCTTACTCACAGAACCATTGCAAGCTGCCCCGCCCGATCGCGCGGTCACTCCGCTGACGCGGACCCATGCTCACAACGACTACGAACACGCCCGGCCCCTCCTCGACGCCCTCGATCAGGGGTTTTGCAGTGTCGAGGCGGACATTTGGCTGAGCCAAGACAAGTTACTCGTCGCTCATACGCCGCTCGGCATCCGAACCGGGCGCACGCTCCAGGCTCTCTACCTCGATCCCCTCCGCGAGCGGGCCAAGGCGAACGGCGGGAAGGTTTACCCGAGCGGACCGCCGTTCCACCTCCTGATCGACGTCAAAACGGACGCGAAGAAGACTTACGCCGAACTGACCAAGGTACTGCAAGGGTACGCGGACATCCTGACGGTCGTGCGGGACGGCAAACTCGAAGCCAAGGCGGTCACAGTCGTCATCAGCGGGAATTGCGACCGGGACGCGATCACGAAACAGCAAGTCCGGTACGCCGCGATCGACGGCCACCCGTCCGACCTCGACTCGGACGCACCGGCGGCCTTGGTTCCGTGGGTGAGTGCTAGCTGGGCGTCGCAGTTTAAATGGAACGGCACCGGGTCGATGCCCGACGCCGAGCGAACGAAGTTGAAAGCGTACGTCGCGAAAGCCCACAAGGACAAGCGGTTGGTCCGGTTCTGGGCCACCCCGGACCGACCGGAAGTGTGGCGCGAACTGCTCACGGCTGACGCCGACTTGATTAACACCGACCGGTTGGCCGACCTGCGGGCGTTTTTGGTGAAAAAGGATGTCAGGAAGCCCTAA
- a CDS encoding SDR family NAD(P)-dependent oxidoreductase, whose protein sequence is MPPPRPVALVTGASAGIGKELARVFARNGHDLILTARREAELRALADELARSHGAAVHIFPADLSDPAAPRALYDKVAAAGLNVDVLVNNAGFGVYGPFADADPVRVAAMVQVNVAALTDLTRLFLPGMVARGTGRILNVASTAAFQPGPLMAVYYATKAYVLSLSEATAYELRRTGVTVTCLCPGPTRTEFATVAAMEDTKLFDAPYAMEVGPVAEAAYRATMRGTRVVVPGVQNWVGASLARFIPHWLLLRIVYRIQKRRTG, encoded by the coding sequence ATGCCGCCCCCGCGCCCCGTCGCGCTCGTCACCGGTGCCTCGGCCGGGATCGGGAAAGAACTCGCCCGCGTGTTCGCCCGCAACGGGCACGACCTGATCCTGACCGCCCGGCGGGAGGCGGAACTCCGCGCCCTGGCCGACGAACTCGCGCGGAGCCACGGCGCCGCCGTACACATCTTCCCAGCCGACTTGTCCGACCCGGCCGCGCCGCGGGCGTTGTACGACAAAGTGGCTGCTGCGGGCCTGAACGTGGACGTACTGGTCAACAACGCCGGGTTCGGCGTGTACGGGCCGTTCGCGGACGCCGACCCGGTGCGGGTCGCCGCGATGGTGCAAGTGAACGTCGCCGCGCTCACGGACCTGACGCGCCTGTTCCTGCCCGGCATGGTCGCCCGTGGGACGGGGCGCATCCTGAACGTCGCCTCGACGGCCGCGTTTCAGCCCGGGCCATTGATGGCGGTCTACTATGCGACAAAGGCATACGTACTATCGCTGTCCGAGGCGACGGCATATGAATTGAGGCGGACCGGCGTGACCGTCACGTGTCTCTGCCCGGGGCCGACGCGAACGGAATTTGCCACGGTCGCGGCGATGGAAGACACGAAACTGTTCGACGCCCCCTACGCGATGGAAGTCGGTCCCGTCGCCGAGGCCGCCTACCGCGCGACGATGCGGGGAACCCGGGTGGTTGTACCCGGGGTGCAGAACTGGGTGGGCGCGTCGCTCGCGCGGTTCATCCCCCACTGGCTGCTGCTCCGCATCGTTTACCGCATTCAGAAACGGCGGACAGGCTGA